A part of Hippopotamus amphibius kiboko isolate mHipAmp2 chromosome 16, mHipAmp2.hap2, whole genome shotgun sequence genomic DNA contains:
- the LOC130838151 gene encoding vomeronasal type-1 receptor 4-like, translating into MAHASNSHSGSSSSEDSKTSLRADHMAARDLAVGTIFLIQTVFGILGNFSLLYHYLFLYCTGYRLRTIDLIVKNLIVANIFVLLSSGFHSTVRNSGWHHMDSDFVCKFFPYVREVSKGVSIGTTCLLSVFQAITISPRTSRWAELRVKAQQLVFPSIILCWMVNMLVNVVYPLYMTGNLNNMSITDRKAFGHCSAVRHDQTGDSLYAALISFPDVLCFVVMVLASGCTVFTLYRHKQRVQNIHRISVSSISSPESRATKTILLLVSTFIYFNSLSVISNIIFSVFDSIDVFFLKTSAIIIACFPTISPFLIMCRDSRMSRLCAAGIGHPKPSTLKRKMQIVHICTIFIW; encoded by the coding sequence ATGGCCCATGCCTCAAATTCCCATTCAGGATCCTCTAGCTCAGAAGACAGCAAGACATCATTGAGAGCTGACCACATGGCTGCCAGGGATTTGGCAGTGGGAACGATCTTCCTGATACAGACAGTATTTGGAATCCTGggaaatttctctcttctttaccaTTATCTCTTCCTATATTGCACTGGGTATAGGCTGAGAACTATAGATTTGATTGTCAAGAATCTGATTGTAGCCAACATCTTTGTTCTGTTGTCTAGCGGATTCCACAGTACAGTGAGAAATTCTGGGTGGCACCACATGGACAGTGATTTTGTGTGCAAATTTTTCCCGTATGTTCGTGAAGTGAGCAAGGGAGTGTCCATTGGCACCACCTGCCTCTTGAGTGTCTTCCAGGCCATCACCATCAGTCCCCGGACTTccaggtgggcagagctcagagtGAAAGCTCAGCAGTTGGTTTTCCCTTCAATCATCCTGTGCTGGATGGTGAACATGCTGGTAAATGTCGTGTATCCTCTGTACATGACTGGGAATTTGAACAACATGAGCATCACAGACAGAAAAGCTTTTGGACACTGTTCTGCTGTTCGTCATGACCAAACCGGAGACTCATTATATGCAGCGTTGATATCATTCCCTGATGTCTTATGTTTTGTGGTCATGGTCTTGGCCAGTGGCTGCACGGTTTTCACCCTGTACAGGCACAAGCAGAGGGTCCAAAACATTCATAGGATCAGcgtctcctccatctcctcccctgAGTCCAGAGCCACCAAAACCATCCTTCTCCTCGTGAGCACCTTTATCTACTTCAACTCCCTTTCTGTCATCAgtaatattattttctctgtttttgacagtattgatgttttctttttgaaaacttcTGCAATAATCATTGCATGTTTCCCGACTATCAGCCCCTTTCTGATTATGTGTCGTGACTCCAGGATGTCCAGGCTCTGTGCTGCGGGGATAGGGCATCCAAAACCTTCTACCCTTAAGAGAAAGATGCAAATTGTACATATTTGCACTATATTCATTTGGTGA